The genomic region TTATAAGGCACATCAATAAGATTGCTTAAAGCTTTATTAATTGCTTGAGAAACTTTATCCATAATTTCTGTTTCATAGTAAGTCATTTCTGGAAAATCTATTGTAATATAATTTCCTTTAGATTTCCCAAGTTCCTTACCTGCTTCATCGCTTTCAATAGTTACCGTTGTTATTTTTACCTCTTCATCTTGGTCTTCTTTTACTATTACTCCATCTAATTCTCTTTTATTTTCTTGCGTGTACATATCACGAGCTTCTATTGCTAAATCAGTTCTTATGCTAATCATTGAAATACCTCCCAAATCATTATCATTTTTTATTTTTCCACAATATATTAATTTAATACTTGAACTTATAAACTTTCAATGATATAATCTAGTATGTTAAAAAAGAACTCGAACGCAGATTTCCCCAAAGCTGCAAAGAGACCCTATAAAAGCATTAAGGGGGTGAAGTAGAATGGCAAATATTAAATCAGCAAAAAAAAGAATTAAAGTTACTGAAAAGAAAACTGCTCAAAACAGAATGATTAAATCAGCTGTTAAAACAGTTATTAAGAAATTTGAAGCTGCAGTTGCTACAAATAATGTAGAAGAAGCTAAAGCTCTTTTCCCACAAGTTGCTAAGTCTTTAGACATGGCTGCTCAAAAAGGAGTAATTCATAAGAATATGGTAGCTAGAAAGAAATCTAGATTAGCTGCAAAATTAAACGCTATGGCGTAATTAAATAAGAAGCCGATCCAATTGGATCGGCTATTATTTTACCATAAAAATGTTAAATAACATTAATTCTAACTCCATAGTTTTATCATTACTGCTAGATTTTAATGAAATTTCTGTTTTTAAACAAATATCTAAAATTTCTTTTAATTGATTAAATGAAAATTTATTACTTTGATTTACTAATTTTTCACAAATAAATGTAGGAAGTTTATATTTACTTGCAATGCTGCCAATATTATGACCTTTATTTTTCAATACTTTTATTTCATATAATCTTTTAAAATGATTTTCTATGTTTGTTATTATAAGCATATGTTGATCACTTTTAAATAATAATTCATCTAACAAATCTATTGCTCTTTCCGCTTTTCTCAGCGAAATCAAATCTATTAAATCAAAAATATCATCTTCACTAGATTTTAATACTAACTTATCTATATCCTTTTTAGTTATTTCTTTACCTTCTGTATAAGCTATTATTTTATCTGCTTCCCTATTTATAATGTCAAAATTATTTGGTACCTTTTCCGCGAAATATCTAGCTTCAATCTTCTTTATTTCTTTACCTCTTTTTTTAAAAACCTCTTCTACCTTCTTATAATATCTGTCTTTTTTTAATCTATCAAAATGAACAACCTTAGAAATTTTATCTAAAGAAACTAACTTTTTATTCTTTTTGGCTGTATCCCTTTTATCATTGAACAAATAATACATAATTAATATAGTGTAAGGCGGGATATCCTTTAAGTATTTTTCTATTTCCTTATATAATTTACTATTAGAACTATCTGTTTTCTCTTTTAAAAATTCAGCTCTATAGATAACAACTGCTTTTTTTTCTCCCATAAAAGGCATTGTTTCACAGGCATTTAAAATTTCATCATAATTTATATTAAGACCATCTAATCTAATATAATTTAAATCTTTCATTGATTTATCAACAACAGAATTAACTACTAAATTTACTCCTTCTTTAATTAATTCTTCATCTAAGCCACAAAAAATATAAGAGTTATTTATTTTACCTTTCTTAATTTCTTCTTCTAAAGCATCAAAATCTATCAACTTAACCTACCCTTCCTTAATAAACTGGCATAATTTTATCCTTAATTAGAACTATTTTGCTAAAGCTTCCATTCTTAAAATCTATTATATCATACGCCTCTACATTTTCATCTCTAGATACTTTTAATAAATATTTTTTATCATAACATTCTAAAAGCAGATTATTGTTGTATTTTTTAAGATTATACTTTTTTCCTATATTAACCCTATTAAAATACTTATATTTTTCCTTTGCCATAGTTATTAGTTCTATTTTTTCTGACTTTATATTATCATGTAAATAAAATAATTTTTTAGAAGTTTTATAGCTAATAGAAATTATACCTTCATGATAATATTCAATTTTAGGATAAGGTGAATAAAAAAGATTAAAAATATACAATAATGCTATAAAAAAAGGAAAAACAATTATTCTTCTCATATTTTTCTTATAAAAATAAGTAGTAATTAGAATTATAAAATAAAATTTAGCAATATATTCATTTAAATATATTATATTAGGTACTAAGCTATTCAATAAGTCTATTAAAAGATCAATAAGTCTAGTTATATAATAAGAAATAAATATTAAATAATTAAATAGAAGTTTCACCTTTAAAAATAAAAGTAGTAAGTTTCCTATAACAACTATAATATTCATAAAAGGAACTACTATTAAATTCCCTAATAAAAATCCTAATGAAAATTCCTTAAAAGCATATACTACTACCGGAAAAGTAAATATTTGAGATGAAATACAAATGGATATACTTTCTCTTATATATTTAGGAAACTTATAAAGCTTCTTATTTATTATCTTGTTAAATAATATTATTCCTAAGGTAGCCAAAAAACTTAATTGAAAACCTATATTAAATATACTATAGGGCTTAAATAATATGATTATTATTCCCCCTAAAGATAGACCAGCTAAAGGATTATAGTTCCTTTTAAAACTCATTGCAAAACTTGTTGTTAGCATCATTATATAAGATCTGACAGTAGCTAATGCTGCTCCAGTAAAAATAACATAGAAAACTGATAAAAACGCAGCAGCTTTTTCTCCCAAAAATTTCTTTATAATTGAATATACTATTGCCATATGTAGTCCTGAAACTGATAGGGCATGTAATATTCCAAGTTTTTTCATATCCATTTCATCACTATTATCTAAGTACTCTGTATATCCAAAAGATATTGAAGTAATTATAGCTGCCCTTCTATAACCCAATTTTGATCTTATATTATAAAAGATTTTTTCTCTTAAATTATAAACTTTACTAATCAAATCACTTTTTAAATGCTTATAGCTATCTACTTTATAACTTCCTAATACTCCCTTTTCTCTATCAATGTCTTTTTTAAAGCTTCCCTTAACCTTTATTCTATCACCAGATGAAATTTCTTTTATATTTCCAGATAAATATACAGTTCTTCCTTTTATTTTTCCAATTGCTCCATAAGAATTTAGACTCTCTATCCTTATCTCCTCATTCTTACTAAAATTAATATTATAATAATTATAACTATTTATTATTGGTACAAAGAAAAAAATCATAATTAAAAATGAAAATTTTATCCCTTTATAAAATATTAATAATATAAAAAAACAGCTAGCAACAATTACTGCTAGCCATTTGCTTTCATCATATAAAACATATGAATAACTTCCAAATATAAATGATAAAAAAATATACACTAAAATATTTATTCTATAATTATAATTCAAATGGCATCACCTCATTATAATTTTTACCATTTTCTTATAATTATTTCAGATATTAAAAATATAAATAATATTATTGCTAATATTATTAAATCCATTAGCTCATAAGTATATTGCTTTACAAAAATTAATATTCCAGTAGTTAATATAAAAAGTAACACAAAGAATATTATAAGTTTTAATCCTTTATAATCTCCTTTTTTAATAACAGAACAATTTATAATTGTATCAATAAATAACATTAAAGATATTAAAGAATAACTTAGAACTTCAATATTTTTAATTTTTAAATAAACTAAAATTAAAGGTAATAATGAAAACAAAATTCCTCTTAGTATTATTTTATTATCATTTGTTTTATATTTTCCATATATCATATTTACTAATATTATAGGTGTCAATAATAACATATTTAAAAATATTATAAAATAATATTCAATTATATAGTTCTTGTTTAAAAGTTGATTAAAACTAAAGAAGATTATCTCTGATAATAAAGTAATTACATATATTGCAGTTCCCCTGTCAATTGCTTCAAAAACATATTTACTTTCTTTTAAAAGGTTTAAAAATGCCTGAATTGAGCTATTATGAGTATAAATATCTCCTAGTTTTTTTAATATTTCAGATACTTTCCCTTTGAATATTCCAATTTTAGATAGATTAATTAAAGAAACCTCTGCTAAGCTTTCTCCTTCTATTGCAAAGTTATATCCATCTTCCTCATACAAAGTGACAAGATTATACTGCTGCTCCTGAGTTAATTGACAATATATTCTTGTCTTAGAAACCCTCTTTAAAAATTCTTCCTTTTCAAGCAATTCAAGTTCCTTTCCTAAAGTAACTTGTTCTTCAGAAGATATTAAATTTATTTTTTTACCTAATACCTGAGCTGCCATTTTATTATCATCAGTAAATATAATTGGTAGTACTCCTTTTTGTCTAAGTTCATTAATTTCATCAGGTATAGTATCTATTATAGGATTTTCCATAGCAATAATACCAGCAAAGACAAGGTTACTTTCAATATTTTCAGACTCTGATGGTTCATAATTAAAAGATCTATATGCAAAAGCCTCGGTAATAAGTCCTTCTTTTGAAAAATTAAGATCAACTAACTTTATTTTCATTATATCTTCTGAAGTTATTTCCTTTTCCACACCATTTAATAAAATGCTTGTACAAGCATTTAATACTGTGTCTAACTCACCTCTAACATTTGCCCTATAGCCATTTCTATTTTTATTTATAGTTGTTGTCATTTTTTTATTTATATCTTTTGGTATTTCAAAGATTCTTTTATTTTTACCTTCAATATTACTTTTATAAATAGATTTAGTAACTCCATATTTTAAATAAGCTATGTCAAATATATCTCCTTTAGCCCAATCATTATCAACATTATATTTAGCATTATTACAAAGTATTGATATATCTAAAATTCTTCTAATATTTATATCTCCAATATCTACATCATTAGCTAAATAAATTTGATCATTAGTATATATTTTATCTACATATAATTCATTTTTAGTAATTGTACCAAGCTTTTTTAAAAATAGTATTTTTATTTCCTTTAACAATCCAAATGAAGAATAATTCATTAATTCTATTCCGTAGTTAGTCATAAATTTATTTTTTATATATTTTTCGTAGTATATGATAATTAAAGGTATTAATATAGAAAGCATAGCAAAAAATGAGTTTGCCACTAAAGGTAATTTATTAACTAAACCTCCTGGAAAAATTTCGATTAGTATAATTTGTAATAGTACTAAACAAATTTGAGCTTTAAATAAAACATTATCAAATTTATCAATAATAACATTTTTTCTTCTTTTAAAGTTTTTTACTCTACTTAAAACTTTTCCTAATTGAGTATTATTACCAGTTTCTATTACAATTCCACTGCCTGATCCTTCTTTTATTACCGAACCTCTAAAAAGGATATTGTTTATTTCTCCAATAGAGTTAGGCTTTTCATGCATTTTTATTGAGTATTTATTTTTTAACAAATTGTCACCAGTAATATTTCTTTCATCAACTTTTAAATTTCTACTTTCTATAATCCTAATATCAGCACCAATAAAAGAATTTTTTCTAAAGTAAACAATATCACCTTTTACTAAGTTCTCAGCTTCTATAAGCCTTTCTACACCATTTCTTAATACTAAAACTTGGGAAGTATTTAACCTTTGCAAAAGTTCTATTTCTTTTTTGTTAGAAAAATCATTATATAATTTTAATCCAAAATAAAATAATAATATTATTAAAGAAATAATTCCTAATATATAAAACTTACTTAATATAAAAAAAATTATAAATAAAATATGAAAATATATATTTTTTCCTTTAAATAAATCAAAAAGAATCTGCAAATTACTTCTAGTATAAGGTAAATCAATTAAATTGTCTCCAAATAGAGTTTTTCTTTCATTAACCTGTTCTTCATTTAACCCGCTGTAAATATTACTTTCTAATATTTCTACTACTTTAGACCAGCTTTCACTATAATACTCTTTCATTCTACCCCTCCCCCAAAAAATAATTATACATTTTAATTTTACAATTATTATAATTAAATTTCCACAAAAAAAGCTGAAACATTGAAAATATAAATATATTTCAAATTTTCAATATTTCAGTTTTTATCAATTATATGTTTAATATTTATCAAGATTTTGTCTTTGGATTAAAAAATACTGCTGCTAAATAACCAAAAAAAACTGCTGCAGTTATTCCTGATGCAGTCCCTTCTATACCGCCTGTTAATATGCCTGCAATTCCTTTTTCATCTACTGCTTTCATAACGCCTTTAGCTAAAGAATTTCCAAAGCTAGGTAAAGGAACTGAGGCGCCAGCACCACCTATATCTATTAGTTTATCATATAATCCAAAAGCTCCTAATACAACTCCTATAAGTAAAAAAGTAACTAATATATTAGCTGGAGTTAGTTTTGTAGTATCTAAGATAATTTGCCCTATAACACATATTAATCCACCAACTATAAAGGCACTTAAATACTCCATTATTTTTCACCTCCATTATCATTAAACTCAATTGATACTGCATGGGCAATTCCAGGAATGCTTTCTCCCTGCTGAGTAGAAGTTGGGCTCATCAATGCCCCTGTAGAAATAAGGAGCAGCTTCTTAATTTCTTTATTTATTAATTTTCCATAAAAATATGAACAAGCTACACTAGCTGAACATCCACATCCACTACCACCTGAATTAGTACCTTGCTTTTCATCATCAAATATTAAATCTCCACAATCATAATATATATCTCTTATGTTATAACCTTGTTTTTCTAATAATTGTAAGGTTATTTCTTTACCTACTTTACCTAAATCTCCAGTTACGATGGCATCATAATATTTTTCCCCTCTTCCTGTATCCTCCAAATGTTTAACTATCGTATCAACTGCAGCTGGTGCCATAGCTGCTCCCATATTATTTGAATCCTTTATTCCATAATCTTTTACTAGGCCTGTTGTTATATGAGTTACCTCTGGGAAATTTCCTTCCTTTCCTAAGAGCATTGCTCCTGCTCCAGTTACAGTCCATTGAGATGTAGGCTTCCTTACAGATCCATATTCTAAAGGAAATCTAAATTGCCTTTCTGAAGAACTAAAATGAGATACAGTTGCTGCAATTGTGTAGTCTGCAAACCCTCCATCTATCATCATTGCTGCCAAACTTAAAGATTCTGTCATTGTTGAACATGCACCAAATAAACCAAAGAAAGGTATATTAAAGTCTCTTGCTGCAAAGCAAGTAGATGTTAATTGATTTAATAAATCTCCTGCAAAAATATAATTTATATCTTCTTCCTTTAAACTAGCACTTTCTATAGCCTTAATTACTGTTTGATAAAACAATTCACTTTCAGCTTTTTCATAACTTTCTTTGCCTAAAGTATCATCTTTTACTACTTCATGAAAATATTTACCTAAAGGTCCTTCTCCTTCCTTAGGTCCTACCATTGAATATGTTGTAATGATTTTAGGAGGATTTTTCATTTTTACAGTTTGATTTCCTATTCTTTTGGTATCACAATTCATTTTTAATCCCCTTTCTTAAAATCTTTGTAATAAATAATATATTATGCCCACTACTACTGAGCTTCCTATTCCATATACTAATACTGGACCTGCTATAATAAACATTTTTGCTGCAACTCCAAATATAAATCCTTCCTTTTTAAATTCCATAGCAGGTGAAACAACTGAATTCGAAAAACCAGTGATAGGAACTAAGGTTCCTGCACCTGCAAAAGTTGCAATTTTATCATAAACTCCAATTCCGGTTAATAGAGCCCCTAAGAACACCATAATTGCTGGAACTAGCATTTTAGTTGTTTCTTCATCAAAACCTCCATATTTAATAAGAAGCATATGTATTATTTGTCCAATTACGCATATTAACCCTCCTACCCAAAAAGCATTAATACAATTTTTGATTATTTTAGGCTTTGGTTCTGTTTCTTTAGTAATGGTTTGAAAATCTTGATAAATTTCATTTTCAGATATTTTTTTCTTTTTAGACATTTTTATACTTCCTTTCTAAATATGTTTAATTTTATTATTCCAAATCTTTCTCCTTATAATACTGATATTTTTTGGCAAATAAATAGTCAATTGAATTTCTTTAAATCCAATTGACTTTCAACTCAATATACTATTTATTTTTTTCATAACTTTCTCCCTATTTTCTTTCGTATCTTCAACTTATTCTTCTAGTTTTTGTTTCATAATTCCAAGAACCTTCTTTTCAATTCTTGAAACCTGTACCTGACTTATACCTAACATCTTAGCTACTTGAACCTGAGTTTTATCTTTGAAATATCTTAGCATTATTATTTGTCTTGACTTCTCATCTAGACTCCGTAATGCTTCTTTTAAAGCAATTCTATTAATCATTTCACTATCATCTTCACCCTTTTCACTTAGCTTATCAATTAGAAGGACTGGTGCTCCATCATCTTGATGAATAGTATCATATAAATACTGCAGGCTGTTAACAGAATCTAAGGCAAATAATATCTCATCTTTATCTACTCCTGAAAATTTTGATAATTCTTCAATTGTTGGTTCCCTATTTAATTTTTTAGTTAATTTTTCTTTGTCAAAATGAAGCTTTCTAGCTAAAGTCTTAACATTTCTGCTTACTTTAATTATTCCATCATCTCTAATAAATCTTTTTATTTCACCAACTATCATTGGTACGGCATAAGTTGAAAATTTTACGTTAAATCTTCCTTCGAAGTTATTTATAGCCTTTACTAATCCTATAGAACCTATTTGAAATATATCTTCATAATCATATCCTCTATTAAGAAACTTTTTACTTATAGATGCCACTAAAGGAAGATTCATTTCTATTACTTTATTCATTGCATCTTGATCGCCTGCTTTAGCTAAGGGTATCAACTTTGAATTATCATCATAATTGTACGCCTCTTTCCTTATAGTTCCATTTTCCATATACTTCACCTAACTTACTGAGTTGAATTTCTTCTTCATTACAACTTTAGTACCTTTACCTTCTTTACTTTCTACTTCTAAGCTATCCATAAATGTTTCCATAACAGTAAACCCCATACCAGACCTCTCTAATTCTGGCTTAGATGTATAAAGTGGTTCCATAGCCTTCTTTACGTCCTTTATTCCCACTCCAAAATCTTCTACTATTATAGTTACTTCATTCCCGCTTATAGTAGCTTCTATTCTAATTATGTCCTCTTTTCTATTTTCATAACCATGAATTATAGAATTTGTTACTGCTTCAGATACTGCTGTCTTCACATCCGATAATTCCTCAATTGTAGGGTCTAATTGGGATACAAATGCTGCAATTGCAACCCTTGCAAATCCTTCATTTTGGGATTTGCTCATTAATTCTATACAAACTCTATTATCTACCATATTTAAACCCCTCCATTATATACTCTTAATCGCTTCATCTAAACTTTTATGCATATTAATTATTTTATACATACCTGATAATTCAAAAACTTTTCCAACACTTTTATTTATTTCTGTAACACAGATCTTACCATTTCTATTCTGCATTTTCTTATATCTTCCTATTACTACACCTATTCCAGAGCTATCCATAAAAGTTACCCCTTTAAAATTTAGTATAACTTTTTTTATATTATCCCTATCAATTCTATCATCTATCTTTACACGTACCTCTTCAGCACTATGATGATCAAGCTCCCCCATTAACGTAACAATTAATTTGTCTTCATATTTATCAAACTTAAGATACATATAAACTGCCCTAAGTTTATGCTACCTAGAGCTTACACCTCCCTCAACTTATTCCCTTCTTTTTCCATAATTCTAACATATTATTTTATGCTTAGTCAAATAATTTATTCCATTTTTATGTAATTTATGTGATTAATTGTTTAAGTAACTTAAAATACAAACTAAAATTTAATTTGCTATAAAAAAATTGCAAGCTTGTTTAGAGCTTGCAAATAATCTAAATTGCCCATTGTCCTCTCTCAATTACTACTTATAAAGATTGCTCGCGATCTTTCTGTTATATATTTAGCTTGTCTTCTTTTACCCTCTTATATCTGTCAATTTCAAATTTTATCTTTTTATAAAACTCTTCTAAAGTTTCTCCATCATTAAGAATCAGTGTTTCTATAGCATCTTCTAAGGTATTCATTACATAAATATGGAACTCTCCCTTTTCGACTGCATTCTCAATTTCTGGATCTAATATCAAATCATCCTTATTCAAATCTGGTATTAGCACACCTTTGTCCTGTACTGTATCAATATATTTGCACATTCTAAAAAATCCTTCTATTTTTTCATTTACTCCACCAATAGGCTGAACTTCTCCTAACTGATTAACAGAACCTGTAACTGCTATATTCTGTTTTATAGGTCTTTTGCTTAAAGCTGATAATATGCAGATAACTTCTGCAATTGATGCACTATCTCCATCTATTAACCCGTAAGTTTGTTCAAAACTTAAATAAAAATCTACCGGTAATTCCTCATAAGGACTAATTAAATTATTTAATAGGCCCTTTAATATACTAACTGACTTTTCATGAATTTTACCGCTTAATTTATTTTCTTTTTGTATATCTATTATCCTACCATTACCGCTTTGAGCAACACAGGTTATTCTCATTGGTTTTCCAAAAGAGTAATAACCAGTATCTATAACAGCAAGTGCATTAATTACCCCAACTTTTTCTTCCTTTACTGAAATTAATATTTTATTTTCCTTAAACAATTTATCATATTCTTCCTCTATTAACTCCCTTTCATAAACAGTTTCTATTATATCTTTTCTTTCAATCATTGCTGCTTTTCTATTTTTAGCTCTATCATTAGCTAGTAAAATTAATTTCTCTATTTCCCTTTCTTCAATATTTATCTTTCTCCTATTATTGGCTCTTCTAGCTAAATACTTTATAACTTCACTTAATGCCTCTTTTGAAAGAATGTTTAAAGAATTTTCCTTAACTACCTTATTTGCTAAAGTTATTATATATTCCTGTGTTTCTTTATTTAATTCAATTATAGACTTAAATTCAGCTCTCAAAGGAAATAATCTTCTAAAATCTTCATCTAAATTATATAAAATATCATAAGTTTCTTGATCTCCTATCAAAATGACCTTTAGCTTTATAGGAATAGGTTCAGGTTTCAAACTATTAATTGAAATTAGTTCTACATAGGATTTTGAAACATCAAAATTGACTTTACTAGTTAATAATGCTTTTTTAAGCTGAAAGTATGCATTATAATTGTTAACTAAAGAATTCATCCTAATTATTAAACATCCACTATTTGCTCTTAAAATACTTCCTGAATTTATGAGTGAAATATCTGTTGAATATATCCCATTATTATTTTCATACTCAATAAAACCTATAAGATTATTAACACTTGGATCTTCTTCATATATTACAGGTGGATTTAATACTAAACTATTATCAACAAGCAAATGAATATAATTTTTATGAATTATCTTATATAACTCCTCCTCATCTTCATCCACATCAATATTGTAACAATCAATAATTTTCCTTTCTATAACTAAAAAAAGCCTTTCTAAAAACTCATAAGCATTATCATCATCAATAAATTCCAACAATGCTTCATCTTTATATACTTCCATCTGATTTGATATATAATCAGTATATAGTTCCTTTAATTTTTTCATGGATATAGCTTCAATTTCTTTTAATTTTAATAAGATGTGTTCGGCTTTTTTCTTTAATTTATTTGCTTTTACCACTATTTCTTCTTTTCTTGTATTACTTAAATCATCATATTGTTTCTCTGTAATTATTTTCCCATCC from Clostridium isatidis harbors:
- a CDS encoding AAA family ATPase; translation: MKKELRINEVKYNFNFGYIENDNSKSVNIFETEYKKIARALNIDKEGYNLYLIDTFSKEKINELKKYIEDQYKYLEPPKDICYVIYEDSKKPEVLFVKNGNGKKLIKVVEEIKNHYLEIVEDFYNSSSDNRKEDLIDEIQNKRSDYINELIESARIENFEVKFTNKGFAFIPLVDGKIITEKQYDDLSNTRKEEIVVKANKLKKKAEHILLKLKEIEAISMKKLKELYTDYISNQMEVYKDEALLEFIDDDNAYEFLERLFLVIERKIIDCYNIDVDEDEEELYKIIHKNYIHLLVDNSLVLNPPVIYEEDPSVNNLIGFIEYENNNGIYSTDISLINSGSILRANSGCLIIRMNSLVNNYNAYFQLKKALLTSKVNFDVSKSYVELISINSLKPEPIPIKLKVILIGDQETYDILYNLDEDFRRLFPLRAEFKSIIELNKETQEYIITLANKVVKENSLNILSKEALSEVIKYLARRANNRRKINIEEREIEKLILLANDRAKNRKAAMIERKDIIETVYERELIEEEYDKLFKENKILISVKEEKVGVINALAVIDTGYYSFGKPMRITCVAQSGNGRIIDIQKENKLSGKIHEKSVSILKGLLNNLISPYEELPVDFYLSFEQTYGLIDGDSASIAEVICILSALSKRPIKQNIAVTGSVNQLGEVQPIGGVNEKIEGFFRMCKYIDTVQDKGVLIPDLNKDDLILDPEIENAVEKGEFHIYVMNTLEDAIETLILNDGETLEEFYKKIKFEIDRYKRVKEDKLNI